In Spinacia oleracea cultivar Varoflay chromosome 5, BTI_SOV_V1, whole genome shotgun sequence, a single window of DNA contains:
- the LOC110793140 gene encoding aldose reductase → MHQATFIESNEKMNYFRLMTSGHSIPSLGLGTWQSGSQARYSVQTAILEAGYRHIDTAWEYGVEKEVGEGIKAAIHAGLERKDLFITSKLWCTDLTPERVRPALENTLQQLQLDYLDLYLIHWPFRLKEGASRPPKAGDVLEFDMKGVWREMERLFADGLVKDIGISNFTVTKLTKLLSLALVKPSVCQMEMHPGWRNAKMFNACRENEIHVTAYSPLGSGGKRDLMNDPVVVKVAKKLKKSPAQILIRWGIQRGTSVIPKSSNSERIKENIHVFGWELPDEDFDALSTIKQQKRVMDGETLFVNKDGPFKSVDELWDFEDNPPINFAP, encoded by the exons atgcatCAAGCAACATTTATCGAATCAAATGAGAAAATGAACTACTTTAGATTAATGACGAGTGGTCATTCAATCCCATCTCTTGGTTTGGGGACTTGGCAATCTGGCTCTCAAGCTCGTTACTCTGTTCAAACTGCTATTCTTGAG GCTGGTTACAGGCATATTGACACAGCCTGGGAATATGGGGTTGAGAAGGAG GTTGGTGAAGGCATCAAGGCTGCAATTCATGCTGGACTTGAGAGAAAGGACCTTTTTATTACCTCTAAACTATG GTGCACTGATTTGACTCCAGAGAGGGTTAGACCTGCACTCGAGAACACCCTCCAACAACTTCAACTTGATTATCTTGATCTCTACCTT ATCCATTGGCCTTTTCGGTTAAAGGAAGGAGCAAGCAGGCCACCGAAAGCAGGGGACGTGCTAGAGTTTGACATGAAAGGTGTTTGGAGAGAAATGGAGAGGCTTTTCGCGGATGGCCTTGTTAAAGACATTGGCATTTCTAACTTCACTGTCACAAAGCTTACCAAGCTATTGAGTCTTGCTCTTGTTAAGCCTTCTGTTTGTCAG atggagatgcaccctggATGGAGGAATGCGAAAATGTTTAATGCTTGCAGGGAGAATGAGATCCATGTCACT GCATACTCGCCGTTGGGTTCAGGAGGAAAGAGAGATTTAATGAATGATCCAGTGGTGGTGAAAGTGGCAAAGAAGCTAAAAAAGAGCCCAGCTCAAATACTAATAAGATGGGGTATACAGAGAGGGACCAGTGTCATTCCTAAGTCGAGTAACTCGGAAAGAATCAAGGAAAACATACATGTTTTCGGGTGGGAATTACCTGACGAAGACTTCGATGCTCTTTCAACCATCAAACAACAG AAACGAGTTATGGACGGCGAAACTCTGTTTGTTAACAAGGATGGGCCATTCAAGAGTGTGGACGAGCTGTGGGACTTTGAAGATAATCCTCCTATCAACTTTGCTCCTTAA